A genome region from Natronosalvus rutilus includes the following:
- the spt4 gene encoding transcription elongation factor subunit Spt4, which translates to MASNRLVCRECHLVNPADATTCKSCASSSLTEDWAGYVVIAHPEQSEIATEMQVTEPGSYALKVR; encoded by the coding sequence GTGGCGTCGAACCGCCTCGTCTGTCGCGAGTGCCACCTCGTCAATCCGGCTGACGCCACCACCTGCAAGTCCTGTGCCTCCTCCTCGCTCACCGAGGACTGGGCCGGCTACGTCGTCATCGCCCACCCCGAACAGAGCGAGATTGCGACGGAGATGCAGGTCACCGAACCGGGCTCGTACGCCCTCAAGGTTCGATAG
- a CDS encoding FxsA family protein, with translation MLRWILALLLIPFLDAVLLAVVVSQTTYIGWIGMVALVVLTGLVGMLLVRAEGRRTLRKTQRSLAEGKPPTNQLLDGALLIAAGAFLLTPGLVTDLIGFLFVIPLTRVPIRAALKRFVIVPYLDTKSDGFASGVAWTGGFPGEGATGISWSSGSGADTGVGTGTETRSDDATTVDLDEDDYSVDTGSSGRHVGFDDEGDGRGDHDDPSAR, from the coding sequence ATGCTTCGGTGGATCCTCGCGCTGTTGCTCATTCCGTTTCTCGACGCCGTGTTGCTCGCCGTCGTCGTGAGCCAGACGACGTACATCGGCTGGATCGGGATGGTCGCCCTCGTCGTCCTCACCGGCCTGGTCGGCATGTTGCTCGTGCGCGCCGAAGGCCGCAGAACCCTTCGGAAGACCCAGCGGTCGCTCGCGGAGGGCAAGCCGCCGACCAACCAGCTCCTCGACGGCGCCCTGCTGATCGCCGCCGGCGCGTTCTTGCTCACCCCTGGGCTGGTGACCGACCTCATCGGCTTCCTGTTCGTGATTCCGCTCACGCGGGTGCCGATTCGCGCCGCGCTCAAGCGGTTCGTCATCGTCCCCTACCTCGACACGAAAAGCGACGGATTCGCCAGCGGCGTCGCCTGGACGGGCGGGTTCCCCGGAGAGGGGGCGACTGGCATCTCGTGGTCCAGTGGCTCTGGGGCGGACACGGGAGTTGGGACCGGAACCGAAACTCGAAGCGACGACGCCACGACAGTCGACCTCGACGAGGACGACTACTCGGTCGATACTGGCTCGAGCGGTCGCCACGTAGGGTTCGACGACGAGGGAGATGGCCGGGGTGATCACGACGACCCCTCCGCTCGCTAG
- a CDS encoding GTP-dependent dephospho-CoA kinase family protein encodes MTRDDANVDGDVDSDDDGDGNDNQPLLSLPNSLRHELKDPMGPVETDPGILLEAVDGPLIAVGDVVTYHLLEAGRAPDVALIDGYTKRETVDAEVERVVNDERPEGDHTTLEVANPPAVLTRPLLEALVEGLERPESVTIVVDGEEDLAVLPALLAAPEGASIVYGQPDVGMVHVTVDAETRASARGLLERFDGDVDRALALLEG; translated from the coding sequence GTGACTCGAGACGACGCGAACGTGGACGGAGACGTCGATTCCGACGACGATGGCGATGGCAATGACAACCAGCCCCTGCTCTCGCTTCCCAACTCGCTTCGCCACGAACTCAAAGACCCGATGGGGCCGGTCGAAACCGATCCCGGAATCTTGCTCGAGGCCGTCGACGGACCATTGATCGCCGTCGGCGACGTCGTGACCTACCACCTCCTAGAGGCTGGACGCGCGCCGGACGTCGCCCTGATCGACGGCTACACCAAGCGGGAGACCGTCGACGCGGAGGTCGAACGCGTCGTCAACGACGAACGCCCCGAGGGCGACCACACCACCCTCGAGGTCGCGAACCCGCCCGCCGTGCTGACCCGACCCCTGCTCGAGGCGTTAGTCGAGGGCCTCGAGCGACCGGAATCGGTGACCATCGTGGTCGACGGCGAGGAGGATCTGGCCGTCCTCCCGGCCCTGCTTGCGGCGCCCGAGGGCGCGAGCATCGTCTACGGCCAGCCCGACGTGGGGATGGTTCACGTCACCGTCGACGCGGAGACGCGAGCGAGCGCGCGAGGCCTGCTCGAGCGATTCGACGGCGACGTCGACCGAGCACTGGCGTTGCTCGAAGGATAG
- a CDS encoding DNA-directed RNA polymerase, which translates to MYKRVKLKDTVEVPPEALGDVSPGLVKQLLQDKLEGRMDEEVGSVVSITEVHDIGEGTVLPNRPGVYYEAEFDAVTFDPQMQEVVDGTIVEVVEFGAFVGIGPVDGLLHVSQISDEYLAFDRENQRLASSESDRAIGVDDAVRARIVTKSIDERNPRDSKIGLTAKQPGLGKHGWLTEEFEQREEVTAGE; encoded by the coding sequence ATGTACAAACGGGTCAAACTAAAGGATACAGTAGAAGTGCCCCCGGAAGCCCTCGGCGACGTCTCGCCGGGGCTCGTGAAGCAACTGCTCCAGGACAAACTCGAGGGACGCATGGACGAGGAAGTCGGCAGCGTCGTCTCCATCACCGAGGTCCACGACATCGGCGAGGGGACGGTCCTGCCCAACCGACCCGGCGTCTACTACGAGGCGGAGTTCGACGCGGTCACCTTCGACCCGCAGATGCAGGAGGTCGTCGACGGGACCATCGTCGAGGTCGTCGAGTTCGGCGCCTTCGTCGGCATCGGCCCCGTGGACGGACTGCTCCACGTCTCCCAGATCTCCGACGAGTACCTCGCGTTCGATCGGGAGAACCAGCGCCTCGCCTCGAGCGAGTCCGACCGGGCCATCGGCGTCGACGACGCCGTCCGGGCGCGCATCGTGACGAAGAGCATCGACGAACGCAACCCGCGCGACTCGAAGATCGGTCTCACGGCCAAACAGCCCGGCCTGGGCAAACACGGCTGGCTGACCGAGGAGTTCGAGCAGCGCGAAGAAGTCACGGCGGGTGAATAA
- a CDS encoding PIN domain-containing protein: MTTTVVLDTSALMMPVELDVRLFDELDRVVGSYEPTTPQPVLEELRRLSERGGEEGTAATVGHDLATERCLVVDTEESYADDALVELAREGVADYVVTNDLALRDRVLEAGIPVIALRGRNKLATTQP; the protein is encoded by the coding sequence ATGACCACGACGGTAGTCCTCGACACGAGCGCGCTCATGATGCCGGTCGAACTCGACGTGCGACTGTTCGACGAACTCGACCGGGTCGTCGGATCGTACGAACCGACGACGCCCCAGCCGGTCCTCGAGGAACTCCGGCGGCTGTCCGAGCGAGGCGGTGAGGAGGGCACCGCGGCGACGGTCGGCCACGACCTCGCGACCGAGCGCTGTCTCGTGGTCGACACCGAGGAATCGTACGCCGACGACGCATTGGTCGAACTCGCCCGCGAGGGCGTCGCCGACTACGTCGTCACGAACGACCTCGCGCTTCGCGACCGGGTCCTCGAGGCAGGGATACCGGTAATTGCATTACGCGGGAGAAACAAGTTAGCAACCACTCAACCATAG
- a CDS encoding PaaI family thioesterase — MDVHERFNETYPFGEHLGLEVTRVEEGYVEGKIELEAHHSLSESTLLAHGAVPFGLADSLSAAALASVEGAPGPTLDVRIDYLRPATGDIYGSAEVVRYGAETGVVEAEIVDADDRTLATTRGVYKTNMVDGNNPFVDS, encoded by the coding sequence ATGGACGTTCACGAACGATTCAACGAAACGTACCCGTTCGGCGAGCACCTCGGGCTCGAGGTCACCCGCGTCGAGGAGGGGTACGTGGAAGGGAAGATCGAACTCGAGGCTCACCACTCGCTCTCGGAGTCGACGCTGCTCGCCCACGGAGCCGTCCCCTTTGGACTGGCTGATTCCCTGTCGGCGGCCGCCCTCGCGTCGGTGGAAGGCGCCCCCGGTCCGACGCTGGACGTGCGAATCGACTACCTTCGACCGGCGACCGGGGACATCTACGGCTCTGCCGAAGTGGTACGATACGGTGCCGAAACTGGCGTCGTCGAGGCCGAAATCGTCGATGCGGACGATCGAACGCTCGCGACGACTCGAGGCGTGTACAAGACGAATATGGTCGACGGAAACAATCCGTTCGTCGACTCCTGA
- a CDS encoding geranylgeranyl reductase family protein, which translates to MYDFAIVGVGPAGARFARRAAESGYDVVAFEQGRIGEPLACSGHVSTDVWSFTGDDAREELLQNEVYGARFHVGGPHEVDGAGRDSYQFYKREVVSNVIDRVGLDRHLANLARKAGADVRDGHTVTAVDEREESVEVTVKGPDGTDTVEAKMVAGCDGPRSRVREALSLPEPDELLHGVLAFSAEDDPGDFVDVHLTAPKFFAWRIPRADAGVEYGLAAPPGAHVNRHFEDLIDGFDVEVSHRCSGLIPIGPPDRVTSRRGFLVGDAAAQTKPFTGGGILYGMTCADHAADRIDPDRPASLAAYEHAWRDDLEREIGLGHWLRRAYSLPEPVQRLGLAATAGEIGVHMDRPTSVASLEHLKAMLSGSR; encoded by the coding sequence ATGTACGACTTCGCCATCGTCGGCGTCGGCCCGGCGGGCGCGCGCTTTGCCCGGCGCGCCGCCGAATCGGGATACGACGTCGTCGCCTTCGAGCAGGGTCGGATCGGCGAGCCACTCGCGTGTTCCGGACACGTCAGCACCGACGTCTGGTCGTTCACCGGCGACGACGCACGCGAGGAACTCCTCCAGAACGAGGTGTACGGCGCCCGATTTCACGTCGGGGGCCCCCACGAAGTCGACGGTGCCGGACGCGACAGCTACCAGTTCTACAAGCGCGAGGTCGTCTCGAACGTGATCGATCGGGTCGGCCTCGACCGCCACCTCGCCAACCTCGCTCGCAAGGCCGGGGCCGACGTTCGAGACGGGCACACCGTGACGGCCGTCGACGAGCGCGAGGAGTCAGTCGAGGTGACGGTCAAAGGCCCCGACGGCACCGACACCGTCGAGGCGAAGATGGTCGCCGGCTGTGACGGTCCTCGCTCGCGAGTCCGAGAGGCGCTCTCGCTTCCCGAACCCGACGAGTTGCTCCACGGCGTGCTCGCCTTCTCCGCGGAGGACGACCCCGGCGACTTCGTCGACGTCCACCTTACGGCGCCGAAATTCTTCGCCTGGCGCATTCCGCGCGCCGACGCCGGCGTCGAGTACGGCCTGGCCGCGCCACCGGGTGCCCACGTCAACCGCCACTTCGAGGACCTGATCGACGGCTTTGACGTCGAGGTCTCACACCGGTGCTCGGGGTTAATTCCCATCGGTCCGCCGGATCGAGTCACGAGTCGTCGCGGCTTTCTCGTCGGCGACGCGGCGGCCCAGACCAAGCCCTTTACCGGCGGCGGCATCCTCTATGGAATGACCTGCGCAGATCACGCTGCCGACCGGATCGATCCCGACCGCCCGGCGAGCCTCGCCGCCTACGAACACGCCTGGCGGGACGACCTCGAGCGAGAGATCGGACTCGGCCACTGGCTCCGGCGGGCGTACTCGCTCCCCGAACCAGTTCAGCGCCTCGGCCTGGCGGCGACGGCCGGCGAGATCGGCGTCCACATGGACCGACCGACGTCGGTCGCCAGCCTCGAGCACCTGAAGGCGATGCTCTCCGGGAGTCGGTAA
- a CDS encoding translation initiation factor IF-2 subunit gamma, with translation MAGNGQPEVNIGLVGHVDHGKTTLVQALSGSWTDQHSEEMKRGISIRLGYADATFRRCPGVDEPECFTVEEECPDGSESEPVRTVSFVDAPGHETLMATMLSGASLMDGAVLVVSASEPVPQPQTEEHLMALDIIGIENIVIAQNKVDLVDAETARDNYQQIKDFVAGTVAEDAPIVPISAGQEVNIDYLIGAIEEEIPTPERDPDVDPRMHVARSFDINKPGTTYENITGGVLGGSLVAGQLDVGDELEVRPGRQVEEGGQSEYVPIETTVRSLQAAGQSVDTATPGGLLGVGTGLDPSLTKGDALAGRIAGPPGSLPPTWEQFTMSVDLLERVVGAEGSETIDPISTGEPLMMTVGTSTTVGAVTSAREGECEVNLQRPVCAEPGAKIAINRRIGARWRLIGLGTLQE, from the coding sequence ATGGCAGGAAATGGACAACCGGAGGTGAACATCGGACTCGTCGGCCACGTTGACCACGGCAAGACGACGCTGGTGCAGGCCCTGAGCGGCTCGTGGACCGACCAGCACTCAGAGGAGATGAAACGCGGCATCTCCATCAGGCTGGGCTACGCGGACGCGACGTTCCGTCGCTGTCCCGGGGTCGACGAACCCGAGTGTTTCACCGTCGAAGAGGAGTGTCCGGACGGCTCGGAGAGCGAGCCCGTCCGGACCGTGTCGTTCGTCGACGCCCCGGGGCACGAGACCCTGATGGCGACGATGCTGTCGGGAGCCTCGCTGATGGACGGTGCCGTGCTCGTCGTCTCGGCTTCCGAGCCCGTGCCACAGCCCCAGACCGAGGAGCACCTGATGGCGCTGGACATCATCGGCATCGAGAATATCGTCATCGCCCAGAACAAGGTCGACCTGGTCGACGCCGAAACCGCCCGCGACAACTACCAGCAGATCAAGGATTTCGTCGCGGGAACGGTCGCAGAGGACGCACCCATCGTCCCCATCTCCGCTGGCCAGGAGGTCAACATCGACTACCTCATCGGCGCCATCGAGGAGGAGATTCCGACGCCCGAGCGCGACCCCGACGTCGACCCCCGGATGCACGTCGCCCGGAGCTTCGACATCAACAAACCCGGGACGACCTACGAGAACATCACCGGCGGCGTCCTCGGCGGCAGCCTCGTCGCTGGACAGCTCGACGTCGGCGACGAACTCGAGGTCCGTCCTGGCCGACAGGTCGAAGAGGGCGGCCAGTCCGAGTACGTCCCGATCGAAACGACGGTCCGCTCGCTACAGGCGGCGGGCCAGTCGGTCGACACGGCCACACCGGGCGGCCTACTCGGCGTCGGCACCGGACTGGATCCGTCGCTGACGAAGGGCGACGCCCTCGCGGGCCGCATCGCCGGTCCGCCGGGGTCGCTCCCGCCGACCTGGGAGCAGTTCACCATGAGCGTCGACCTGCTCGAGCGCGTCGTGGGCGCCGAGGGAAGCGAGACTATCGACCCAATCAGCACGGGCGAACCGCTGATGATGACCGTCGGCACCTCGACGACCGTCGGCGCCGTCACCAGCGCTCGCGAGGGCGAGTGCGAGGTCAACCTCCAGCGGCCCGTCTGTGCCGAACCCGGTGCCAAGATCGCCATCAATCGCCGAATTGGCGCTCGCTGGCGCCTGATCGGCCTCGGCACGCTCCAGGAATAG
- a CDS encoding DUF7351 domain-containing protein, protein MSKPDVSSDSTILECTDCLGPAEAFALIGNETRLSILEALWAADERPVAFSDLRRAVDMRDSAQFNYHLQKLSGQFVVQREGGYDFKHAGEKVVRSVIAGTFNEHPDLEPFPVQGGCVTCGGPLQGVYEDERLAIECADCGQRHGEYSFPPGGLADRTHEEVAEAFDNRVRHLHCLAADGVCPECSGRMETHVVEEGACCLGVDVRVDHECVQCGHTLCSAAGLRLLDHSAVVTFHRERGIRLDERPYWTLPWCVSDEFTRVVARDPYRLEVRMPAGEDVMTVRLDDDLDVLETSVDSRSC, encoded by the coding sequence ATGAGCAAACCCGACGTCTCGAGCGACTCCACGATCCTCGAGTGTACGGACTGTCTCGGACCGGCGGAGGCGTTCGCCCTCATCGGCAACGAGACGCGCCTCTCGATCCTCGAGGCGCTGTGGGCCGCCGACGAGCGCCCGGTGGCGTTTTCGGACCTCCGCCGGGCCGTCGACATGCGCGACTCGGCGCAGTTCAACTACCACCTCCAGAAGCTCTCGGGTCAGTTCGTGGTCCAGCGAGAAGGAGGCTACGACTTCAAACACGCCGGCGAGAAGGTCGTCAGATCCGTGATCGCGGGGACGTTCAACGAACACCCCGACCTCGAGCCGTTTCCCGTCCAGGGCGGTTGTGTCACCTGCGGCGGCCCGCTCCAGGGCGTCTACGAGGACGAGCGACTGGCCATCGAGTGCGCCGACTGCGGCCAGCGCCACGGCGAGTACTCGTTCCCACCGGGTGGCCTCGCCGACCGAACCCACGAGGAGGTCGCCGAGGCGTTCGACAACCGGGTGCGCCACCTCCACTGTTTGGCCGCCGACGGCGTCTGCCCGGAGTGCAGCGGTCGGATGGAAACTCACGTCGTCGAGGAGGGCGCGTGCTGTCTCGGCGTCGACGTTCGCGTCGACCACGAGTGCGTCCAGTGCGGGCACACCCTCTGTTCGGCCGCCGGCCTCCGCCTACTCGATCACTCTGCGGTCGTGACCTTCCACCGCGAACGCGGGATCAGGCTCGACGAGCGCCCTTACTGGACGCTCCCGTGGTGTGTCAGCGACGAGTTCACCCGCGTCGTGGCTCGCGACCCGTACCGACTCGAGGTCCGGATGCCTGCCGGCGAGGACGTGATGACCGTCCGACTGGACGACGACCTGGACGTGCTCGAGACGAGCGTCGACTCGCGGTCCTGCTGA
- a CDS encoding halocyanin domain-containing protein, translating to MTSHTSSRRTFLQVSGGTLALALVAGCVEEDEPSSDNSGNGNGNGNGNGNGNSSADYDFDGYLDDANNYDGVEDHTGESEVTVDVGAGSDGFAYGPAAIVVDSGTTVVWEWTGAGSPHDVIAEDGSFESEMLSDEGETFEHTFEETGTFTYHCSPHVSMGMKGAVVVE from the coding sequence ATGACTTCACACACTAGCAGTCGACGGACGTTCTTGCAGGTATCGGGCGGAACACTGGCGCTGGCTCTCGTGGCCGGTTGCGTCGAGGAAGACGAGCCCAGTAGCGACAACAGCGGGAACGGAAATGGCAACGGCAACGGCAATGGCAACGGAAACAGTAGTGCCGACTACGACTTCGACGGCTACCTCGACGACGCCAACAACTACGACGGCGTCGAGGACCACACCGGCGAGTCCGAGGTCACCGTCGACGTCGGTGCTGGCTCGGACGGCTTCGCGTACGGGCCTGCGGCCATCGTCGTCGACTCGGGCACGACCGTCGTCTGGGAGTGGACCGGCGCCGGCAGCCCACACGACGTCATCGCCGAGGACGGAAGCTTCGAGAGCGAGATGCTGAGCGACGAGGGGGAAACCTTCGAACACACCTTCGAGGAGACCGGTACCTTCACCTACCACTGCTCGCCCCACGTCAGCATGGGCATGAAAGGCGCCGTCGTCGTCGAGTAA